One stretch of Astatotilapia calliptera chromosome 3, fAstCal1.2, whole genome shotgun sequence DNA includes these proteins:
- the LOC113018927 gene encoding up-regulator of cell proliferation-like, which yields MENNDEDLVVELYCEEVNDPPSAPSSACRHDCQQIVAGDTCRDVKTTVFNISSELVYQHLDTPAGDSENYTVITCREEETEQDSIDMKSSESNNLKTEEEKSSHAPEDMKDQIKVKHLESLLEELGLKQYYRGKLSLSRILEIGMRTTTDEPAKCKSDLPWYFLKKLMMFNVTARNVKCTLQCESNSDDESGSKKFSLKSLVCSPNTDDMVNPLDVITALFLCSDGFLQQEMALKMSMCQFSVPLLLPNCDTGQCTLMLWAMRDIVKKYRPQSLSQSKGFIEERIVLSELPMVSFVRLGECSLSKSEILNKLLSNDQQYHDTFVHHNMECGDSPRRISNGLTEITWYLPGGNKNIDIFSQPVAVANLRGEIASFETQYSFLCQTSAAVFLFFDHLDSESESVINLLKSQNHKAQIFLVGNYESKRFNLDALEKVASELGLNKNNIIIKTKQKNDANFVKDLKKTVSNVVEKSEVKMKIEEMVDVAHELGILVDEDSPECQTAKENAKTITAGIQDIYKYKEDELPRQGQIWKTLTSLEKEEFRLRHVGSKNVENYKSDLQKQKEELRQKQNSYEISTAMTNFITGISSPGTERFYFLKWMRMNLDNVSRIKLCELREKYKEKSKNSENKEEIKEIDKQISNSSLGIEHFFREMGQIYEASLSLPKTDPSRQQLHHLPKLCAELLLDGFPLELVDGDASNIPLRWVSDVLSQLSDLVSPKKKGKKRKILVVTVLGVQSTGKSTLLNTMFGVQFAVSSGRCTRGAFMLLIKINENFKNILKCDFLVIIDTEGLKSPELAQLDNSYEHDNELATLVVGLSDVTIVNIAMENLIEMKDILQIVVHAFLRMKEVGKKPKCQFVHQNVSDVSAHEKNLRDRKLLLDQLNEMTQAAAKMEKKEENKSFTDVMEYSPDTGNWYIPGLWNGNPPMAPVNAGYSEAVYELKKNIIQLLRNCESSANDIMEFKEWVKSLWNAVKHENFIFSFRNSLVADAYMKLCTEFNKWEWEFRKDMYTWVRNAETKIHNFGTIAAKSETSDMREFLRSLKSEASKVLSAWETKILDNLTQYFEQTEGHVYLVEGYKEEFSNSAKVLRREIETGAMYQLEAAAEIRQGMTEIDQIKDNHRKAIEKEVRALIDKCRKKKVQMTDAELDKEFEKMWKETLEKLSFSEQKTSNVTDRVSYCLRENLKHRGGRANELLSEKSLKSCGNESFKYTAEGWFNKFKHTANKLLARQDHIMAAQHLADRIIDICTEFVNKRVKSKNNYHDTYIQEILHMIDVTLQNNQDVKINTEFEVSLKQHICGFAAREFQKMHEDFLEENDPYRCLIKNKERFHEDFKDVFHERDQCQKKAEEFTNRCLKPAVEDFVNRSLGPDIIDEMRKLEQFSTRMSFQYSILLDLLSKDDFQNYVSYIRSYEKYVKTWILEQIKKRFSNESTVFEFEERHLRSCIDSINSAIEKAKTREHDDFKAFVEDICKELGDKLVISQDALGAFMILNNADKEQFAGCLTTSVSDLEKALRNESKVSTFEMKLQHLCVEPQDELFKQLIGCGKQCPFCAAPCEAGGKAHTEHFVSLHRPSGLGEYRNSATGILVTELCSSNVKSHKSFSCSETKYEPHPYKDYKHIFKDWKIQPDESLEASDYWKYVMTKYNNRFAKEYQAEPAVIPEAWKKINKEQAEKSLKESFYIK from the exons ATG gaaaacaatgatGAAGATTTAGTTGTTGAGCTATACTGTGAGGAAGTAAACGACCCTCCGTCAGCACCATCTTCTGCCTGCAGACATGACTGTCAGCAGATTGTTGCAGGAG ATACTTGTCGTGATGTAAAGACAACAGTGTTCAATATCAGCAGTGAGTTAGTGTATCAGCATTTGGACACTCCTGCTGGTGACAGTGAGAACTACACAGTGATTACATGCAGAGAGGAAGAAACTGAGCAAGATTCGATAGACATGAAGAGCTCAGAGTCCAACAACctgaaaacagaggaagaaaagtCCAGCCATGCTCCTGAAGACATGAAGGATCAAATTAAAG TGAAACATCTGGAGAGCTTATTGGAAGAACTGGGCTTGAAGCAGTACTACAGAGGGAAGCTATCGCTCAGCAGAATACTTGAGATTGGCATGAGGACCACCACTGATGAACCTGCCAAGTGTAAATCTGACCTACCATGGTATTTTCTAAAGAAACTAATGATGTTTAATGTCACTGCTAGGAATGTGAAATGCACATTACAGTGTGAGTCAAACAGTGATGATGAATCAGGGAGTAAAAAGTTCAGTCTTAAAAGTCTGGTCTGCAGTCCAAACACAGATGACATGGTGAACCCCCTCGACGTAATCACTGCTCTCTTTCTGTGTTCTGATGGTTTTCTACAGCAGGAAATGGCACTAAAAATGTCCATGTGTCAGTTctctgttcctctgctgcttccCAATTGTGACACAGGACAGTGCACACTCATGCTGTGGGCCATGAGAGACATTGTTAAAAAGTACAGACCTCAGTCTCTTTCACAGTCAAAGGGCTTCATTGAAGAAAGAATCGTTCTCTCTGAACTTCCAATGGTCTCTTTTGTCAGACTGGGTGAGTGCTCTTTGTCCAAGTCAGAGATTCTCAATAAACTTCTGAGCAATGATCAGCAATACCACGACACCTTTGTTCACCACAACATGGAGTGTGGTGACAGTCCAAGAAGAATTTCTAATGGACTGACTGAAATTACTTGGTATCTTCCTggtggaaacaaaaacattgatATTTTCAGTCAGCCAGTGGCAGTAGCTAACCTTCGTGGGGAGATTGCTTCATTTGAAACACAATACTCCTTTTTGTGTCAGACATCTGCAGcagtttttctcttctttgacCATTTGGAttctgagtctgagtctgtgaTCAATCTGCTTAAAAGCCAAAACCACAAAGCACAGATCTTCTTGGTCGGCAACTATGAGAGCAAGCGCTTCAATTTAGATGCTTTAGAAAAAGTGGCATCTGAGTTGGgcttgaataaaaacaacatcattattaagacaaagcagaaaaatgacGCAAATTTTGTAAAAGATTTGAAGAAAACAGTTAGTAATGTGGTTGAGAAATCAGAGGTGAAGATGAAAATAGAGGAGATGGTGGACGTTGCTCATGAACTGGGAATACTGGTTGATGAAGACTCTCCAGAGTGCCAGACtgcaaaagaaaatgcaaaaaccaTCACGGCAGGAATTCAAGACATCTATAAATACAAAGAAGATGAGCTTCCCCGACAAGGACAAATATGGAAAACATTGACCTCGTTAGAGAAGGAAGAATTTCGACTTCGACATGTTGGATctaaaaatgtagaaaattaCAAAAGTGATcttcagaaacagaaagaagaacTGCGGCAAAAACAGAACTCTTATGAGATATCAACAGCTATGACAAACTTCATCACTGGGATATCAAGCCCAGGAACAGAGaggttttatttcctgaaatGGATGAGAATGAACCTCGATAATGTGTCTCGTATAAAACTGTGTGAACTCAGggagaaatataaagaaaaaagcaagAACTCTGAGAACAAAGAGGAGATCAAAGAAATTGATAAACAAATTTCCAACAGCTCACTGGGGATTGAACACTTCTTCCGTGAAATGGGTCAGATCTATGAAGCTTCACTGTCTCTCCCCAAAACAGACCCATCACGTCAACAGTTGCACCATCTGCCCAAACTGTGTGCAGAGTTGTTGCTTGATGGATTTCCTCTTGAGCTCGTAGATGGAGATGCATCCAACATCCCTCTCAGATGGGTGAGTGATGTTCTCTCTCAGCTCAGTGACCTGGTGTCtccaaagaaaaaaggaaagaagaggaagataTTGGTAGTCACAGTTCTTGGAGTTCAGAGCACAGGAAAGTCCACTCTCCTTAACACCATGTTTGGAGTGCAGTTTGCAGTCAGCAGTGGTCGATGTACTCGAGGTGCCTTTATGTTGCTTATCAAAATcaatgaaaacttcaaaaacatCCTAAAATGTGACTTCTTGGTGATCATTGACACTGAGGGCTTAAAGTCACCAGAACTTGCACAACTGGACAACAGCTATGAGCACGACAATGAGCTTGCTACACTTGTTGTGGGGCTGAGTGATGTCACCATAGTCAACATTGCAATGGAGAATTTAATTGAAATGAAAGACATCCTACAAATAGTTGTGCATGCTTTTCTCAGGATGAAGGAGGTGGGCAAAAAGCCTAAATGTCAGTTTGTTCACCAGAATGTGTCGGATGTTTCAGCCCATGAGAAGAACTTACGAGACAGAAAACTGCTCCTGGATCAGTTGAATGAGATGACTCAGGCAGCAgccaaaatggaaaagaaagaggagaacaAGAGCTTCACTGATGTGATGGAGTACAGTCCAGACACTGGGAACTGGTACATTCCTGGACTGTGGAATGGAAACCCACCAATGGCACCAGTTAATGCAGGATACAGTGAGGCTGTATATGAGCTCAAGAAAAACATCATCCAACTATTGAGAAACTGTGAGTCATCTGCTAATGATATCATGGAGTTTAAAGAGTGGGTGAAAAGCCTGTGGAATGCAGTAAAGCATGAAAACTTCATCTTCAGCTTCAGAAACAGCCTCGTAGCTGATGCATACATGAAGCTCTGCACAGAGTTCAACAAATGGGAGTGGGAGTTCAGAAAAGACATGTACACCTGGGTAAGAAATGCAGAAACTAAAATTCACAATTTTGGTACCATTGCAGCAAAATCTGAAACATCTGACATGAGAGAATTTCTCAGATCTTTGAAAAGTGAAGCCTCCAAAGTGCTGTCTGCATGGGAGACAAAGATTCTGGACAATCTGACACAATATTTCGAGCAAACAGAGGGTCATGTGTATCTGGTTGAAGGATACAAAGAGGAGTTCTCAAACAGTGCAAAGGTCCTTCGTCGTGAAATAGAAACTGGTGCAAtgtatcagcttgaagcagcagcagaaatcaGACAGGGAATGACAGAAATTGATCAAATCAAAGACAATCATAGAAAAGCGATTGAAAAAGAAGTGCGTGCATTAATTGATAAATGTCGAAAGAAAAAAGTCCAAATGACAGACGCAGAGTTGGACAAAGAGTTTGAGaagatgtggaaggaaactTTAGAAAAACTGTCTTTCTCTGAACAAAAAACCTCGAATGTCACAGACAGAGTGTCCTATTGTCTGAGAGAAAATCTGAAACACAGGGGGGGGCGTGCAAATGAGTTATTAAGTGAAAAGAGTCTGAAAAGTTGTGGAAACGAGTCATTCAAATATACAGCTGAAGGATGGTTCAACAAATttaaacacacagcaaacaagTTACTTGCCCGTCAGGATCACATAATGGCTGCACAACATCTGGCTGACAGAATTATAGACATTTGCACAGAGTTTGTGAATAAACGagtgaaaagcaaaaacaattaCCATGACACTTACATCCAGGAGATCCTCCACATGATTGATGTGACTCTCCAAAACAATCAAGATGTCAAGATAAATACTGAGTTTGAAGTTTCTCTAAAACAGCACATCTGTGGATTTGCAGCCAGAGAGTTTCAGAAAATGCACGAAGATTTCTTAGAAGAAAATGATCCGTACAGATGTCTGATTAAAAACAAGGAAAGGTTTCATGAGGACTTCAAAGATGTGTTTCATGAACGAGACCAGTGTCAGAAGAAGGCAGAAGAATTCACAAATCGATGTTTGAAGCCTGCTGTTGAAGACTTTGTTAATCGCTCCCTGGGTCCTGATATCATTGATGAAATGAGGAAACTCGAGCAGTTCAGCACAAGAATGTCCTTCCAGTATTCAATTTTACTGGATTTGCTCTCCAAGGATGATTTTCAAAACTATGTGAGCTACATTCGCTCATATGAGAAGTATGTAAAGACATGGATACTTGAACAGATAAAGAAGCGCTTCTCAAATGAGTCGACAGTTTTTGAGTTTGAGGAGCGACATTTACGGTCATGTATTGACAGCATAAATTCTGCCATTGAAAAGGCCAAAACCAGAGAGCATGATGACTTCAAGGCTTTTGTTGAAGACATTTGTAAAGAACTTGGTGATAAACTGGTCATTTCCCAGGATGCTCTTGGTGCTTTCATGATACTGAACAATGCTGACAAGGAACAGTTTGCTGGCTGTCTCACAACATCTGTGAGTGACTTAGAAAAAGCTCTTAGAAATGAGTCTAAAGTTTCTACCTTTGAAATGAAACTACAACATCTCTGTGTAGAGCCTCAGGATGAGCTTTTCAAGCAGCTGATTGGTTGTGGCAAACAGTGTCCATTCTGTGCAGCTCCCTgtgaggcaggaggaaaagccCATACTGAGCACTTTGTTTCACTGCATAGGCCATCGGGTCTGGGTGAATACAGGAACTCTGCAACAGGTATACTTGTCACTGAGTTATGCTCGTCCAATGTGAAAAGTCACAAATCATTTAGCTGCAGTGAAACAAAATATGAACCACACCCTTATAAGgattacaaacacatttttaaagactGGAAAATTCAACCAGACGAGAGCCTGGAGGCATCAGACTACTGGAAATATgttatgacaaaatacaacaatagaTTTGCCAAAGAATATCAAGCAGAACCTGCTGTCATTCCAGAagcttggaaaaaaataaacaaagaacaggCAGAAAAAAGTCTCAAAGAATCATTTTACATCAAGTAA